The following proteins are co-located in the Streptococcus downei MFe28 genome:
- a CDS encoding amino acid permease: protein MQNHNFKDQGKFQRKMTSRHLFMLSLGGVIGTGLFLSSGYTIAQAGPLGAVLSYLVGAVVVYLVMLSLGELAVAMPVTGSFHTYATKFISPGTGFTVAWLYWICWTVALGTEFLAAGMLVERWIAIPAWISAAFFALVVFVINALSVRSFAETESFFSSIKVLAIVVFIVLGLGAMFGLVSFNGHHEPVLFKNLTAQGAFPKGFIAVISVMLNVNYAFSGTELIGIAAGETDNPKVAVPRAIKTTIGRLVIFFVLTILVLASLLPMKEAGVTDAPFVLVFDKMGIPYAGDIMNFVILTAILSAGNSGLYASSRMLWSLANEGMLDKRVVKINKHGVPMRAMLLSMIGAGLSLFAGFYPKSTVYLALVSIAGFAVVAVWLSIPISQINFRKIWLKDHKESDLDYKTPFNPVLPYITIILLVISIVGIAWDKDQRAGLYFGLPFVAVCYLYHYWRYKKF from the coding sequence ATGCAAAATCATAATTTTAAAGACCAAGGGAAGTTTCAACGCAAGATGACCAGCCGTCACCTCTTTATGCTTTCCTTGGGTGGCGTTATTGGGACTGGGCTTTTCTTGAGTTCTGGTTATACTATTGCCCAAGCAGGTCCCTTAGGGGCTGTCCTGTCCTACTTGGTAGGAGCTGTTGTTGTTTATCTGGTCATGCTTTCATTAGGAGAGTTGGCTGTGGCCATGCCAGTGACGGGTTCCTTTCACACCTATGCGACTAAATTTATTAGTCCAGGTACGGGCTTCACGGTTGCCTGGCTCTATTGGATTTGCTGGACAGTAGCCCTAGGAACTGAATTTCTGGCGGCCGGTATGCTGGTCGAGCGTTGGATTGCTATTCCGGCTTGGATTTCTGCGGCCTTCTTCGCCTTGGTGGTCTTTGTCATCAATGCTCTGTCAGTTCGTTCCTTTGCAGAAACAGAATCCTTCTTTTCTAGCATTAAGGTACTAGCCATCGTTGTCTTTATCGTCTTAGGCTTGGGAGCCATGTTTGGCCTAGTCAGCTTCAATGGCCATCATGAACCTGTTCTTTTTAAAAATCTGACCGCTCAAGGGGCCTTTCCTAAAGGTTTCATTGCTGTGATTTCAGTCATGCTCAATGTGAACTATGCCTTCTCTGGGACTGAATTGATTGGGATAGCAGCAGGGGAGACGGATAACCCTAAAGTGGCTGTTCCTAGAGCCATCAAGACTACCATCGGTCGCTTGGTTATCTTCTTTGTCCTGACTATTCTGGTCCTAGCCTCTCTACTTCCCATGAAAGAAGCAGGCGTGACGGATGCTCCCTTTGTTCTAGTCTTTGATAAGATGGGCATTCCTTATGCTGGCGACATTATGAATTTCGTCATCTTGACCGCCATTTTGTCGGCGGGAAATTCGGGTCTCTACGCTTCCAGCCGTATGCTCTGGTCCCTGGCCAATGAAGGTATGCTGGATAAACGGGTCGTCAAAATCAATAAGCACGGTGTTCCCATGCGGGCCATGCTTTTGTCCATGATAGGAGCCGGCTTGTCCCTCTTTGCTGGTTTTTATCCAAAATCGACGGTTTATCTGGCCTTGGTTTCTATTGCAGGTTTTGCGGTAGTAGCCGTCTGGTTGTCCATTCCTATTTCACAAATTAACTTCCGTAAGATTTGGCTCAAGGACCATAAGGAAAGCGACTTGGATTACAAGACCCCCTTCAATCCTGTCTTGCCTTATATCACCATTATTCTCTTGGTAATTTCCATTGTTGGTATTGCCTGGGATAAGGACCAACGGGCCGGTCTCTATTTTGGTCTACCTTTTGTAGCCGTTTGTTATCTTTATCATTATTGGCGTTATAAGAAGTTTTAA
- a CDS encoding AbrB/MazE/SpoVT family DNA-binding domain-containing protein, with the protein MRSKRDNKLHAWTARVGSKGQIVIPKQAREIFSIEPGDNIIILGDERRGLVIMNGESATKILMSIEEDLEDKE; encoded by the coding sequence ATGAGAAGCAAAAGAGACAATAAATTACATGCATGGACAGCAAGGGTTGGTTCTAAAGGACAAATTGTAATTCCCAAGCAAGCAAGAGAAATTTTTTCAATAGAACCCGGGGATAATATAATTATCTTAGGGGATGAAAGAAGAGGGTTGGTGATTATGAACGGTGAGTCTGCAACAAAGATACTTATGAGTATAGAAGAAGATTTAGAAGATAAGGAGTAA
- the rplL gene encoding 50S ribosomal protein L7/L12, which translates to MALNIENIIAEIKEASILELNDLVKAIEEEFGVTAAAPVAAAGAAGGADAGAAKDSFDVELTAGGDKKVAVIKVVREITGEGLKEAKGLVDNAPSVLKEGVAAAEAEELKAKLEEAGASVTLK; encoded by the coding sequence ATGGCATTGAACATTGAAAACATTATTGCTGAAATTAAAGAAGCTTCAATCCTTGAATTGAACGACCTTGTAAAAGCTATCGAAGAAGAATTTGGTGTAACTGCAGCTGCTCCTGTAGCTGCTGCTGGTGCTGCAGGTGGTGCAGACGCTGGTGCTGCTAAAGACTCATTCGACGTAGAATTGACTGCTGGTGGCGACAAGAAAGTTGCTGTTATCAAAGTTGTTCGTGAAATCACAGGCGAAGGTCTTAAAGAAGCTAAAGGTCTTGTTGATAACGCACCATCTGTTCTTAAAGAAGGTGTTGCAGCTGCTGAAGCTGAAGAACTTAAAGCTAAACTTGAAGAAGCTGGAGCTAGCGTAACTCTTAAATAA
- the yihA gene encoding ribosome biogenesis GTP-binding protein YihA/YsxC: protein MTQEEVLNTHNASILLSAANKSHYPQDDLPEVALAGRSNVGKSSFINTLLNRKKLARTSSKPGKTQLLNFYNIDDKLRFVDVPGYGYAKVSKTERAKWGKMIEEYLVTRDNLRVVVSLVDLRHEPTADDVQMYDFLKYYGIPVIIVATKADKVPRGKWNKQESLIKKKLNFDKQDSFIVFSSETKEGYDLAWDTILEKL, encoded by the coding sequence ATGACCCAAGAAGAAGTTTTAAATACCCATAATGCCTCAATTCTTTTGAGTGCAGCCAATAAATCCCATTACCCCCAAGATGACCTACCAGAAGTAGCCCTGGCAGGTCGTTCTAATGTCGGTAAGTCTAGCTTTATCAATACCCTGCTCAATCGAAAGAAATTGGCTAGGACCTCCAGTAAACCTGGTAAGACTCAGCTTCTCAATTTTTACAATATTGACGATAAGTTGCGCTTCGTAGATGTGCCTGGTTATGGCTATGCCAAGGTTTCCAAGACCGAGCGAGCCAAGTGGGGCAAGATGATTGAGGAATACCTAGTGACTCGGGATAATTTGCGGGTGGTGGTTAGCCTGGTTGACCTGCGCCATGAACCGACAGCCGACGATGTTCAAATGTATGACTTTCTCAAGTATTACGGGATTCCTGTCATTATCGTGGCTACCAAGGCCGACAAGGTTCCTCGAGGCAAATGGAACAAGCAGGAGTCCCTGATAAAGAAAAAGCTCAACTTTGACAAGCAAGATAGCTTTATCGTCTTTTCATCGGAGACCAAGGAAGGCTATGACTTGGCCTGGGACACCATTTTAGAAAAATTATAA
- the mmuM gene encoding homocysteine S-methyltransferase — protein MGRFKDLLASQDYLILHGALGTELEYRGYDVSGKLWSAKYLLEDPKAIQDIHETYLRAGSDIVTTASYQATLPGLESYGLTEAQAKKIIASTVDIAKSARDQVWSSLSEIEKESRPYPLISGDVGPYAAYLADGSEYTGDYGAITKQELKDFHRPRLAILKEQGVDLLALETMPNFLEAQALVELLSEDFPQVEAYISFTSQDGQSISDGTALSEVAKLVEASSQILAVGLNCSSPKVYPDFLHQLRQYTAKPLVTYPNSGEVYDGATQTWTKDPDHSHSLLENTLTWQKLGAKVVGGCCRTRPSDIQVLAQGLK, from the coding sequence ATGGGAAGATTTAAAGATTTATTAGCCAGTCAAGACTACTTGATTTTACACGGGGCTTTGGGAACTGAGCTGGAGTACCGTGGCTATGATGTTTCTGGCAAGCTCTGGTCAGCCAAGTATCTTTTGGAAGACCCCAAGGCTATTCAGGATATTCACGAAACCTATCTAAGAGCAGGTAGTGATATTGTCACAACGGCTTCCTATCAGGCTACTCTACCAGGTCTTGAAAGCTATGGATTGACTGAAGCACAAGCTAAGAAAATTATCGCTTCAACGGTGGACATTGCTAAGTCCGCTCGTGACCAGGTTTGGTCAAGCTTATCTGAGATAGAAAAGGAAAGTCGTCCCTACCCTTTAATTTCTGGAGATGTTGGCCCCTATGCTGCCTATTTGGCTGACGGTTCAGAATATACAGGCGACTACGGCGCCATCACTAAGCAGGAACTCAAGGATTTTCATCGCCCCCGCCTTGCCATCTTGAAAGAGCAAGGAGTGGACTTATTGGCTCTAGAAACCATGCCCAATTTCCTAGAGGCTCAGGCTCTGGTGGAACTGTTGTCTGAGGACTTTCCGCAAGTAGAAGCCTATATCAGCTTCACTTCTCAAGATGGTCAATCCATTTCCGATGGTACAGCCCTATCAGAAGTCGCTAAATTGGTGGAGGCTAGCTCACAAATCTTGGCGGTCGGTCTCAATTGTAGCTCGCCCAAGGTTTATCCAGATTTTTTGCACCAGTTGCGTCAGTACACGGCTAAGCCCTTAGTGACCTATCCAAATTCTGGTGAGGTCTATGATGGGGCAACCCAAACCTGGACCAAGGACCCCGACCATTCCCACAGTCTTTTGGAAAATACCCTAACCTGGCAAAAGTTGGGAGCTAAGGTGGTTGGCGGGTGTTGCCGGACTCGACCTAGCGACATCCAAGTTTTGGCTCAGGGACTTAAATAG
- a CDS encoding alpha/beta fold hydrolase encodes MKIIAVIVIILLAAVIFFVVRNINYDYSGEKFLKNQAPKLGIIEKQFRLDDGNVINYAEGPENGPTIILLHGQMVDWKDYRSVLPQLIKSFHVIAIDYYGHGKSSKNPDLYNIERIGTDIALLIKERIGSNIIIAGHSSGALIAAYIAAEFPENIKALILEDGPFFSTEKGRAETTFSYMDFKNIHDYFNEKQSISYFEYSLNRHPMRIFFNKDGNDNWSKIVAKPALKMFRKDPSKSPVVWYYPPELGVNRLLMLASNIQDKTGNYDLRFGDTFFTFQFFNGVHQEEMLKKIKVPTCILHVAPPKEAAPSYYNDEGILISAMDEIDARRVNNLIDGSILVEGFESMHDIHVDKPKEYIHTIVDFLKTLEK; translated from the coding sequence ATGAAAATAATTGCCGTGATTGTTATAATCCTTTTAGCGGCAGTAATATTTTTTGTCGTTAGAAATATCAATTATGATTATTCAGGAGAAAAATTTCTAAAAAACCAAGCGCCAAAGCTTGGAATTATAGAAAAACAATTTCGATTAGATGATGGGAACGTAATAAATTATGCAGAAGGACCTGAAAATGGTCCTACTATCATATTATTACATGGACAGATGGTAGATTGGAAAGACTATCGTTCAGTTTTACCTCAACTTATAAAAAGTTTCCATGTGATTGCTATTGATTACTATGGACATGGTAAATCAAGTAAAAATCCAGATTTATATAATATTGAGCGAATAGGAACCGATATAGCTTTGTTGATAAAAGAAAGGATTGGTTCAAATATAATAATTGCTGGACATTCCTCAGGAGCTTTAATTGCTGCATATATCGCAGCAGAATTTCCAGAGAATATCAAGGCTTTAATTCTTGAAGACGGACCATTCTTTTCTACAGAAAAGGGACGAGCAGAAACCACATTTTCTTATATGGATTTCAAAAATATACATGACTATTTTAATGAAAAACAAAGTATTAGTTATTTTGAATATAGCCTAAATAGACATCCTATGCGGATATTTTTCAACAAAGATGGGAATGATAATTGGTCTAAAATTGTAGCGAAACCTGCTTTGAAAATGTTTAGAAAAGATCCTTCAAAAAGTCCGGTAGTGTGGTATTATCCTCCAGAGCTGGGTGTGAACAGATTACTTATGCTTGCGTCTAATATTCAAGACAAAACAGGGAATTATGACCTTAGGTTTGGGGACACTTTTTTTACTTTTCAATTCTTTAATGGTGTTCATCAAGAAGAGATGTTAAAAAAGATTAAAGTGCCAACGTGTATTTTACATGTGGCGCCGCCAAAAGAAGCGGCACCTTCTTATTATAATGACGAAGGAATTTTAATCTCTGCAATGGATGAAATTGATGCTAGAAGGGTTAATAATTTAATTGACGGAAGCATCTTAGTGGAAGGCTTTGAGTCAATGCATGATATCCATGTAGATAAACCTAAGGAGTACATTCATACAATAGTTGATTTTTTGAAAACATTAGAAAAGTAA
- the rplJ gene encoding 50S ribosomal protein L10 has protein sequence MSEAVIAKKAELVDAVAEKMKAAVSLVVVDSRGLTVEQDTNLRRSLREAGVELKVIKNSILSRAAEKAGLDDMKDLFVGPSAVAFSNEDVVAPAKIINDFAKEAEALEIKGGAVEGAVSSVEEIKALAALPNREGMLSMLLSVLQAPVRNVAYAVKAVSDSKDEVA, from the coding sequence ATGAGTGAAGCTGTTATTGCTAAAAAAGCTGAATTGGTTGATGCAGTTGCTGAAAAAATGAAAGCTGCTGTATCTCTCGTTGTCGTTGACTCACGTGGTTTGACAGTTGAGCAAGATACCAATCTTCGTCGTTCACTTCGTGAAGCTGGCGTTGAATTGAAAGTTATCAAAAACTCAATCTTGTCACGTGCTGCTGAAAAAGCAGGTCTTGACGACATGAAAGATCTCTTTGTTGGACCATCTGCTGTAGCCTTCTCAAACGAAGACGTAGTGGCCCCAGCAAAAATCATCAACGATTTTGCTAAAGAAGCTGAAGCGCTTGAAATTAAAGGTGGTGCCGTTGAAGGTGCTGTTTCTTCAGTCGAAGAAATCAAGGCTCTTGCTGCTCTGCCAAATCGCGAAGGTATGCTTTCTATGCTGCTTTCAGTGCTTCAAGCACCTGTACGCAACGTTGCTTACGCTGTCAAGGCTGTTTCCGACAGCAAAGACGAAGTGGCTTAA
- a CDS encoding putative holin-like toxin: MKLQQKGGNSLTAFEVVETILGFAMFTIALISLCYQIFKNDSKK; encoded by the coding sequence ATCAAACTCCAACAGAAGGGAGGTAACTCTTTGACTGCTTTTGAAGTGGTAGAGACGATTTTAGGTTTTGCTATGTTTACCATAGCCCTAATTAGTCTTTGTTACCAAATCTTCAAAAATGACAGCAAAAAATAA